The region TATCGTTGCAAAATTAACAAACTTCGGGCACCAATCGTTTGCCAAGGCTATGTTTGCTTCTGATTTGAAATTACGGATTTTATTCATAGTATCTACTGGCCTTGTTGCGTTTACAGTACAGGCACAAACGGCCCCGGCTTCACTGACAACGGCGACTAAACCGGTTTTAGCGCCTTCGGGAGCTGCACCCTCACCGCTGGACGGCTTTTCTTCCATACCGTCATCGCTGACAACGCTGGGTTTGCCAACCGGGGCTTCGCTAAAAGATCAGAAAGATGCTTATCTGGCTGGTATCATGCCTGATTTAGGGTTGAAAGTGAAGCAACTCAAAAAAATGAAAGCTGATCGGAAGAGTAAGGCGAAGCTGTCGAAAACAGAATATGAGGGTCTGTCGATGGTGAAAGCATATACCAAATTCGGAAGTGGTGAACGGACGGTCATTGAAGAGTTCTTTGTTCTGCGGGATAATGATGCCGCTAAACCACTGCCCTACATTCGCGAAATCTACCGGTTTTATCAAAAATCTGCCCGGGTAACAAGTTCTATCGTTCGGGACGAAGGCACCGGATTGCTGCTTCACGGGCCTTATAAACGCTACCAGAACGGTGATCTGGTTGAAGAAGGCTACTATTATGCCGGCATGAAAGATGGGCGCTGGGAAAAGTACGACAGTAAATTTATGCTCGTCGATAAAGCCCGCTGGTATCGGGGTGTTCCGGCCGAGTCGCGCTTGGTTTACTACGACTCCACTCATCGTAAGATAAAGGAAATTATTCCCATGGAGTATGGGAAAGTAAAGGGAACATACATGGCCTTTTACGAGAATGGGCTACTAGCCGAAGAAGGGAAGTACGAAAACGGGGTTAAAATTGGCCGATGGACAGAGTACTACCCGGTTAATCCAAACGGTCGCCGGATGCGTCGTAAGTTGTCACAGTACGCCAAAGATCAGTGGGATACCGAGTTTGAGCCGTATACCATTACGGAATGGGATGAAAAAGGCAAAGTGACCTTCGAACGTGCAAAGGAAAAGGTAATTCAGGAAGAAGAAACGGAGAACTAATTTCAGGGGATACCCACTCACTACTTGAATACTCGCTTAGGGTCGGGGTACTTGGCTAGTAACTCATTCAAATAGCTGAGGTCAAGCACCGACAAATCCAGATTACGAGCCTGATGAAAATAGTCCCATGCTTTGGGATAATCAGCTTTCAAAAAATAGACAACAGACAGTTTCTGAATCGCTCCTGCGTTATCCGGGCTTAAGGCGACGGCATGGTTCAAGAAGCCTTCCGCTTCTGTTAGCAAATCTGGATTCGGCTTTTCCTGATAGTGTTTAATCTCAACAGTTGCTAAGTCGGTTATCAGGGCGACGTTGCTATCAGCTACAGCCAGCCCTTTTTTGAGCATTCGAATAGCGTTCGGGAGTTGATTCTTCTGGTAGCACACAACACCCAGCCCCCAGTACGCGTCGGCGTTATGATCATTCAACAGCCAGGATAAATTGAACCGGTGTGCAGCGGTATCCAACTGACCGCTTGATACATAATCCCAGCCGCGGGCGGCAAAAAAATCACTGGCTTCCGGGCGACTGGCAAAATTCCGGTCGCAGTCGTTCAGAAAGTGAATTTCAGCGTCAATCTGTTCGGTGGTTTTGGCCCGCTCGCCAAAAAGAGGAAGGACATTTACCGAAACACCAGCAGTCTCTGTTGCATCTGCCGAAACCGATTCGGGAGCCTGATGAGCAATCGTTTCAACAGGTTTTTCGGCGGGCGGATTTCGCCGAATGGAGTCGCCTGAACGTGCCGATATAATAAGTTGCTTAGGTTGAGCTGCCGACAAAAACGGTAACGCAACTAAAGTCCACTGTATCAGATTCATCCGGACGTTCATAGAAAGTACTGTACCAGGGGGTTTTGTCTCGATAGAACGAAATGGGAATCCAAATTAGTACATTTTTAACGGATTACCGACGCCCTCCGCGAGAGCCTGATCGCTTGCCCCCTCCCGACTTGGTGCTTACCGATCCACCAGATTTGCGGCTAAAGCTACCAGAACGAGTTCCTGGGCCCGATGGTGAGGGTTTCTTAGCACCAGAAAGCTTCGCCTGCGCTTTGTCCCGCTCACGGCCAGGGGCCATATTCGTGATTTTTTTCTCGTGAAAAGCCCCTAAAAACGTTGGATCTTCCTTGCGTCGCTGCTCATCAATTTCGCGAAGCATGGCCTGTTCCTCCTCAAAAGGGGTTTCTGCCACCACTACACCAGCCGGTAGTGGCTGGCGGGGAATAGTAGCCTTAATGATTCGTTCGATCTTCTGAACGTGGTACTCCTCGGCTTTCGTCAAAAACGTAATGGCTTCCCCGGTACGATTAGCCCGTCCTGTCCGTCCGATCCGGTGGACATAATCTTCGTAGATCAGAGGCAGGTCGAAATTAATCACATGGCTTACCTCGGCTACATCGATACCCCGGGCGGCTACATCCGTCGACACCAGCACCTGTATGTTCCCCTCCTTGAAGGCATCCATAGCATTGATCCGGGTATTCTGTCCTTTATTGGCGTGAATAACCCGGATTTTTTCCGGCTCGATCACTTTCCGGGACAAGAACT is a window of Spirosoma linguale DSM 74 DNA encoding:
- a CDS encoding hypothetical protein (KEGG: sbm:Shew185_0960 MORN repeat-containing protein), which produces MTLNIVAKLTNFGHQSFAKAMFASDLKLRILFIVSTGLVAFTVQAQTAPASLTTATKPVLAPSGAAPSPLDGFSSIPSSLTTLGLPTGASLKDQKDAYLAGIMPDLGLKVKQLKKMKADRKSKAKLSKTEYEGLSMVKAYTKFGSGERTVIEEFFVLRDNDAAKPLPYIREIYRFYQKSARVTSSIVRDEGTGLLLHGPYKRYQNGDLVEEGYYYAGMKDGRWEKYDSKFMLVDKARWYRGVPAESRLVYYDSTHRKIKEIIPMEYGKVKGTYMAFYENGLLAEEGKYENGVKIGRWTEYYPVNPNGRRMRRKLSQYAKDQWDTEFEPYTITEWDEKGKVTFERAKEKVIQEEETEN
- a CDS encoding Tetratricopeptide repeat protein (SMART: Tetratricopeptide repeat~KEGG: mms:mma_0678 hypothetical protein) is translated as MNVRMNLIQWTLVALPFLSAAQPKQLIISARSGDSIRRNPPAEKPVETIAHQAPESVSADATETAGVSVNVLPLFGERAKTTEQIDAEIHFLNDCDRNFASRPEASDFFAARGWDYVSSGQLDTAAHRFNLSWLLNDHNADAYWGLGVVCYQKNQLPNAIRMLKKGLAVADSNVALITDLATVEIKHYQEKPNPDLLTEAEGFLNHAVALSPDNAGAIQKLSVVYFLKADYPKAWDYFHQARNLDLSVLDLSYLNELLAKYPDPKRVFK